TTATCAATCTCTATGCTCCAATTATGGGCAAATGTATCACAAAACTTTTCCATTAATTGGTTAGTTTTATCAAACAACTCATTTAACTGAGCTATGGATTGTATATTTTCTTCATCTATATAAGCTATGTCTAGGTCTAAAGCAAACTTGCCTATCCAATGAATATAAACTTGATTGATATGAACAGCAAAATAAATAATCGTTTTATTATTAAATTCTAATACAGGAGTTAATAATTGTTCTTCTGTAAATTTTTTTAAAAAAGATAATTCTACTGCTCTTGCACTGCAAACCAAATCATATTGTTGTTTTAATAGATTAACCATAGTTTAAAGTAATTGTAATACTTGTTTGAAACAAATATTTTATACAAATGTTAATTCTTAGTTAAATCAATTGTTTAAGTTAGCTTTAAATATGATTAAACAATATCTTTAACGCTAATCATAATGAACAATTTAAACCTTATATGGACAAGAAGGAAAATTTAGATAACGTATTTAAGGAAGAAATAAAAAAACCTTCTGATTTTAAGTTTGGTGCTACTGTTGCCAATGCATTTGATGACATGGTAGAAAGGTCTGTGCCTTTTTACAATGAAATACAACGTATGATTATTGAGTTGGCAGCCGAACATGCATTACCAAATACAAATGTGGTAGATTTAGGTTGTTCTACTGGCACTACAATGATTGGATTGAATCCTTATGTTTCTGAAAACATAAAGTTTGTGGGAATAGATGATTCAGCTGAGATGCTTAAAAAATGCGATCTTAAATTGAAGCAAGCAGATTTTAAACGCGATTATGAACTAGTTAATGCAGATTTGCACAATGAGATTAAAATAGAAAATGCATCTGTTGTAATTCTTTGTTTAACTCTCCAATTCATGCGTCCTATTTTTAGGGAGAAACTATTAAAAAGAATTTATGATGGTTTAGTTCCAGGAGGCGTACTCATCATTTCAGAAAAGATTCTAGCAGAAGATAGTTTGTTCAACAGAAATTTCATTAAATATTATTACGATTATAAACGTAGAAATAATTATAGTGAAATGGAGATTTCTCAAAAAAGAGAGGCTTTAGAGAACGTCTTAATTCCTTATAAATTAAGTGAAAACTTTAAGATGTTAGCTGAGGCTGGTTTTCAACATACTGAAACCTTTTTTAAATGGTATAATTTTTCAGGCTTTATCGCGGTAAAAAACTAATATGATTGCTATAGGAAACTTTTTTTTCAGGTACAGAAACTTTTTATTCATTTTCTTGTACTTAGCTTTGTTTATTCCATCTCCTCAAATATTTAGAGAGAGTGAGTTTGGCGTAAATTATTATTTATATCCACTAGTTATCGGATTGTTTATTACCATATTAGGCCAGTTAATACGTGGGGTAGCTATTTCCCTAGCTTATATTGTTAGGGGTGGTTTAAACAAGAAGGTCCACGCAGATGATTTAGTAACAGAAGGTTTTTTTAATCACGGTCGAAATCCGCTATACGTAGGCAATATTTTAATGTTGGTGGGTGTAGGGATTTTAATGAATTCTGTGATTTTTATGTGCGTATTCATTCCGTTATTCTTATTTATTTATCAAGCAATTGTACTTGCCGAAGAAAACTTTTTAAGAGGAAAGTTCGGTAAACAGTTTGATGAATATTGTGCCCGTGTAAATAGGTGGTGGATTAACTTTAGTGGCATACACAAAACAATAGGCAGTATGGCTTTTAATGGCAAACGCTGGTTAATTAAAGAGTACAATACACAAACAGTTTGGATGTTGGGAATTGTAGTGATTTTGCTTTACTATTATCCTCAACTAACTGATGGAGACAATGCTTTAAGAGATAAAATTGGTATTACGGCTTTAGTTGTTTTAGCTGCTTATTACGTAATTATTCGTTATTTGAAAAAAAGTGGAAAGTGGAAGGCTTAAAGCTACTGGTTAACGAATTAAGTAATCCATACTTTATTGCCTCCATAATTGGATTGATCCTATTTTTAAGAGGATTAATGAATATTTATAAAAGGCAAAAGTATAAAAATAAGGCAATTTCAGTTATTGGCGAAGTTGAGGATTTAATTGAAGAGTCAAGCTTCGACTCAAATGTAAATGTTTTTTATCCCTTAGTAAGCTTCGATATAATGGAAGGGAAGACTGTCGCCTATAAAAATCACATAGGTACAAATCCATCCGCCTATAAAAAAAGAGAAAAAGTGAAAGTATTATTTTTACCTGAAAGCCCTAAAGACTTCATCATTGATGATAAAAAAAGTTATTTTTTTGAATATCTTATTTTAATTATTGGGTTAGTTGTTTTTTTTACTTGTTTAATTATATTTTTGATTGGTATATTTTAAACATGTTAAAATTTTTTCTAATTATTTTCTTTATCTCGTTGAATCTAGTTGCAAACGCCCAAATAGAAGAAAATCAAGCTCTATTTATTCAAGATAGCCTCAAACTGGTTTCTTCACAATTTAAGTTTACAGAAGGGCCTGCGGTAGATAAAAAAGGAAATATCTTCTTTACCGACCAACCAAATAATACCATTTGGAAATATGATGTTGAAGGTAAGTTATCGCTTTTTACAGCAAAGGCTGGAAGGGCAAATGGCTTATTCTTTGATAAAAAAGGTAATTTAATTGCTTGTGCTGATGAACAATTTGAACTATGGTCATTTGATAAAAATGCGGTAGCTACCATAATTTATAAAAATCCAAAAGGGGCCGATTTAAATGGTCCAAATGATTTATGGATCGATAAAAAAGGTGGGACTTATTTTACAGATCCCTATTATCAAAGAGATTATTGGACACGTAAAGCTCCAGCTATTATTGGAGAAAAAGTTTATTACCTTCCAAAAGAAAGTTCAAGTATAATAGCTGTTGATGATAGGTTACAAAGACCAAATGGAATTGTGGGTAGTCTGGATGGAAAAACCTTATATGTGACCGATGCAAAGGCAAATAAGACTTATAGGTATGATATTAAATCGGATGGAAGCCTAACTAATCGTAAACTGTTCGTAAGTCAGGGCTCTGATGGGATGACTTTAGATAACCAAGGTAACCTATACCTCACCAGAAAAGGAGTTACGATATACAATTCGAAAGGCGAACAAATAGGACATATCAATGTTCCTGAAAATCATACCGCAAATTTATGTTTTGGAGGAAAAAACAGAGATGTCTTGTTCATAACCGCATCTAAATCTATTTATACCATTAAAATGAAGGTTAAAGGAGTGGAGTAGTCCGGGTTATCAGTTTGCAGTTATCAGTTTGCAATTACCATTGACCATTAACCCTGGACTACCTATCTTTAAACCATGAACAATACAAAAATTGGTTTTATTGGTTTAGGGAAAATGGGTATCCCAATGGCTCAAAATTTAATTAATGCAGGCTATGAACTTTTTGTTTACAATAGAAGTGCCATCAAGGCTGATGATTTAATTGCAGAGGGAGCAAAATTTATTGATACACCAAGCGATTTATTGCAAGAATGTGAAGTTGTGATTTTAATGGTTGCTGATGATACAGCAACTAATGATGTCATTAATGGTGAACATGGTTTAATTCATTCAGCATCTGCTGGAAAAATCATCATCAACATGAGTACGGTTTCGCCAGCTATCAGTAAAGAAATGAAAGCTTTACTTGGTGAAAAAGATTCTTTTTATATTGATGCGCCAGTTTCTGGAAGTTTAAAACAAGCTATAGAAGGTTCATTGGTTATCATGGCCGGCGGAGATAAAACTGCATTTGAAAAAGTAAAACCCATATTTGATGTGCTGGGCAAATTGTCTTTACAAGTAGGAGAGATAGGAGCTGGTAATTCTGCTAAATTGGCTATAAATACCTTGTTAAGTTTTCATGCACAAGGCTTGGCAGAAGCAGTTTCATTCGCTAAAAAACAAGGGATTGATACTAAAGAGTTATTAGAGCTAATTAATAACAGTGCCTTAGGTAATGTGTTCATGAAAATTAAAGGTGATGCCATTTTGCAAGAAAATTATAATGCAGTTTTTGCCTTGAAACACATAGCTAAGGATTTAGGCTTAGCAAAAGCAGAAGGATTAAATTCGCCCTTGGCTAATGCGGCTTATGAGAGCTTTAAAAATGCAGAACAAGAATTAGGTGAGGAAGACATCATCGCCATAGCAAAGAAGGTATAAGTATATCACATTTATTACTTCTTTGTCAGAGAAAATTAACAATTTGTTGTTTTTAAATTTCAATAAATTCTGTAATTTCATATCTAGAGAAGATATTTAAATTTTTAGGGATTTATCATTAAAATTCATCAAACATTTTGATTGGTTTTATGGTTGTCTAATAAAGTTATTCAAATGGAAAATTAATTGATATGGGTCATGGTAAAAATTGATTATTTGTGCGAATTGTTTGAGAATCAACTTCCGCTGCTTTATACCTTAATGCAAGCAGACATGAGTGATGTTTTTTATGTGTGCGTTGGCGACCAGCTAATAGGGACAATTAACAAAGTTAAAGATGGCTGGGAGCAAATTGGTGGGAGGCAAATGCCTGATGAATTTATTGGAGAATTGGGACATTTTATAGAAACAAAATACCCAACACTAGAATATGCTGGAAGTTAGAATTCTATATTACTCCTAACTCGCAACTCCTAACTATTTAAAGTCCTGCCAATTTAATGCCTGAGTCTTTAACATCTTTTAATATCAATTCCTGTAAAGCAAGTTTGGTGTCTTGAAAGCCGTGTGCGTTTACCCAAACGTTAACACTTACTTTATAACTATCTCCTTCTAAACTAGCTACACCAATTCTTCTTTCTGGTTTTGCTAAGGTATTCTTGCATTTATCTATTGCGCCATTAATTACAGCTTTTAGTGCATCGAAATCTATGGCATTGCCAATTTTCAATTCAATGTCTAATCTTCTATTTCCTTGCCTGCTAATGTTAATGATCACTTCATTTGATAATTTGCTATTGGGTACAATTACTGCTCTGTTGTCAAAAGTTGTGATGAAAGTATAAAAGACTTGAATAGATGTAACTGTCCCTTCTAATCCTTGTGTTACAATATTATCTCCAACTTGGAAGGGCTTAACTAAAAGGATGATTATTCCACTGGCAAAATTTTGTAAGGTGCCTGAAAGTGCTAAACCAGCAGCTACTCCAAAGGCGCCAACTAGTGCAGTAAAGAGGGTCATCTCTATACCCAAAATTTGCATCACACCTAAAATGAGCAATACTCTTAATGCCACACCAATTACACTTATTAGAAAAGGTTTAGCAGTCGGGTCCACTTCCTTTTTGTGCATACTAGTTTGTATCCATTTGATGACAATTTTAACAAGCCACAAGCCAGCAAATAAAACGGCAATTCCTAAAATGAGACGTGGGCCAAATACAATCACCCAGTCATATACACGATTATAAAATTTCTCTAAATTCATTATTAAGTTAACAACTTAAATCGCTGGTGGTTTTCTTATGGTGGTAAAATAATAGGTAAGTAATTGGTTAACATATAGCTACATGATATTTTTTAAAAGATTTAAAACTTTTTTTTAATTAAATCCTTTATAAAGTATACATCGAAACAATCCAAAAATTTAACCCTAAAGAAAACAAGATGAAAATGAAATTTTTAATAGTTCTTGCAATTGCCGGTATGGCAGTAGTAGGATGTAGCTCAAGCAAAGAAGCAAATAGCACAATGGATTCACCTATGGTTGATACCAATAAAATAGATTCACCTATGGTTGATACCACCAAAAAAATGCCAGATACTACTAACAAACTCCCTGATACAACTAAAAATCAATAAAATTTAATAGTTATAGTTAATTAATACTGAACAATTGTAGGGTGGATGCTTTGCAATTGTTCTTTTTTAAGGCTATTACGCAAAAATTGGAATATCCTTTATGCAATTATTTATATTTGATATAATAATTCATTAAGTATGAGACATATAAAACTTCTTTTTATTGGGCTATTATTAAGCGCTCTTTCCGTTAAAGCACAAAACGATTTTACCAAAATAGATGCATGGCTTTCCGATAATGTTAAAGTAATGGGCGGGAGAGCATATCTTATGATATATAAAGATGGGAAAGTAATCTACTCCCATGGAGAAAGCGAATTAAATACTCGTCAAAAAATAGTAGGTAGAATGATGGCAAAACGCCAAGGCAAAACATTTAATCAAGATGATTATACTGCATCAACTTCACTTCAAATTGCTAGCTGTAGTAAATGGTTAAGTGCCTCATTAATTATGACTTTTGTTGATGAAGGTAAACTGAAATTGAATGACACGGTTGGAAAATATCTTCCGATCCTATCAAAAAAAGGTAAAGGGAAAATAACGATAGCTCAATGTCTATCTCATCAAACAGGTATAAAGGCTTTAAATTTAAAAGATGATTTAGAAGCCATGCGAAGCTATGCTAATATGGATGATGCAGTAGCTAATATAGCCAACTTGCCGATGGAAGGAGAGTCAGGTAAAGTATTTCGTTATAGCAATATAGGCTTACAAATTGCTGGTGCTGTAATAGAGAAAGTTGCAGGTAAAAACTTCGAACAACTTTTTCAAGAAAGAATAGCTCGGCCCTTAGCTATGAAGAACACTTCATTTGGGCAAAATAAGGTTGTTTTGCCAGCAGGTGGAGCGACCAGTTCGTCAGAAGATTACATAAACTTTTTGGTGATGGTTTTAAACAAAGGAGTTTATAAAGGCAATAGGATTTTAAGCGAAAACAGTATCAAAGAAATGCAGATTAATCGCATAACTGATGGTGTAAAAGTTGCTTATTCGCCATCAGAAGCCGGAGGAATTGGCTATGGCTTTGGAGAATGGGTAAGCAATGATACGGTTAGTAGTCCTGGTTTATTTGGTAGTTATCCTTTGGTTGACAACAAAAACAAATACGCAGCTTTTTTAATGACCTACTATTTGAAAAATGATGGCAAACAAGAAAGATATGTATCGCTTAAAAAAATATTGGATGAAGCGATAAGTAGGTAGGATGGAAGATGTAATGTGGAATTGAGAAAAGAGTATTGCGTAATGAGACAAGTTCTTTATTTCTTATTTCCCCTCTTCTATATCTCTTCATTCAGCTTCAATAAAAAATCTTTCAATTTCTCCAAAGAAGCAATCACTTTTTGATTTTCTTTAACTTCACCACTGTTGTTTTTTAAATGGTCTTTTGCGCCTTTTAAGGTAAAACCTTTATCATCCACCAGGTGGAAAATGATTTTTAAGTTTTCAATGTCTTCTGGGGTAAAAAGTCTATTTCCCTTTTTATTTTTTTTAGGTTGAAGTACGTCAAATTCCTTTTCGTAAAACCTAATTTGTGAAGCATTTACGCCAAACATTTCGGTAACCTCACCCATTGTATAATACATTTTATTAATTTCTCTCTCTTTATACGGCATCTTCTTAGCTGATTATGAATTGATTGTGAGTTTTACTTAAAGTATTCAAATGTAATCGGTTTTTAGTAAAATACCACAATAAAAATTTTAATTTTGTTAACGTTAAATAACCACAAAGACACTAAGAACTCAAAGGAATGTTTAGTAGTATGTTACAGGTTAGTTGCTGATAATTTTTGTTAGTCAATTAACAACATTTCAACTTTACAACATTCCAACATTACAACTTCCAAAGATGACAGCGAAAGAAATAAGACAGACCTATTTAGATTTTTTCAAAAGCAAGCAACATCACATTGTGCCATCTGCGCCAATTGTGGTTAAAAATGACCCTACATTAATGTTTACCAATGCAGGGATGAACCAGTTTAAAGATTTGTTTTTAGGAGAAGCTGCCATTAAATATCCCCGTGTTGCCGATACGCAACGTTGTTTACGTGTTTCTGGTAAACATAACGACTTAGAAGAAGTAGGGATTGATACTTATCACCATACCATGTTCGAGATGTTGGGCAACTGGAGTTTTGGAGATTATTTCAAAAAAGAAGCTATTGCCTGGAGCTGGGAATTATTAACTGAAGTTTATAAAATTCCGAAAGACCAATTGTACGTCTCTATTTTTGAGGGTGATGAAAAAGAAGGTTTACCAAGAGATACAGAAGCTTTTGAACTTTGGAAACAGTTTGTAGATGAAGACAGGATCATATTAGGCAATAAAAAAGACAATTTCTGGGAGATGGGCGATACTGGACCTTGTGGACCTTGCTCAGAAATCCATGTTGATTGTCGTCCCTTAGCTGAGCGTTTGGCGGTAAGCGGTAAGAGTTTAGTTAATGCCGACCATCCTCAAGTAATTGAGATTTGGAATAATGTATTCATGCAGTTTAACAGAGTGAAGGATGGTTCTCTAAAACCTTTACCTGCACAACATGTGGATACAGGAATGGGCTTTGAGCGTTTAGTGCGTGTTTTACAAGGAAAAACCTCAAATTATGATTCAGATGTTTTCCAACCATTAATTCAATTTATTGCAGATAAATCTGGATTTGAATATAGTAGCAGTGCTGAACCTGGAGATAAAGGATGGAACGAGGCTGTAGCCATGCGTGTAATGGCCGACCATATTAGAGCCATCTCTTTTGTAATTGCTGATGGACAATTACCTTCAAATAATAAAGCTGGTTATGTAATTCGTCGTATTTTGCGTAGAGCTGTGCGTTATGCTTACACATTCTTGAATTTAAAAGAACCATTCTTAAACCAATTGGTGCCAGTTTTAGCTGAGCAGTTTAAGGGTGTGTTTGATGAATTGTATCTGCAGAAAGACTTCGTTCAAAAAGTAGTTTTAGAAGAAGAGGTTTCGTTTTTGAGAACTTTAGCTACTGGTATTCAGCGTTTTGAGAAGTATGAAACAAAAGATGTAATTGATGGAAATTTCGCTTTTGAATTATATGATACTTTCGGTTTTCCAATAGATCTGACAGAGTTGATGGCTCGTGAAAAAGGATTGTCTGTTGATATGGAAGGTTTCAATAAAGCATTGGCAGAACAAAAAAATCGCTCTCGTGCTGCAACTGCAATTGATACGGGAGATTGGATAATTGTAAACCAAGATAACGATACCGAATTTGTTGGTTATGATTTAACAGAGATTGAAACCGAGATTTTAAAATACCGCAAAGTAAGTGCAAAAGGTAAGGAGCAATATCAAATTGTTTTACGCCAAACCCCTTTTTATGCAGAAAGTGGCGGTCAGGTAGGCGATACTGGTCGCTTAGAAGACCATAGCCGTCAGTTTTGGGTAGAAATTACCGATACCAAAAAAGAAAATGGCGTTATTGTTCATTATACAGATACTTTACCTATCGACCTTGATGGTAAATTTTGGGCAGTAATTGACGAAGATAAAAGAGAATTAACAGAAGATAATCACTCGGCAACTCACTTATTACATGCAGCCTTAAAAAAGGTTTTAGGTGCACACGTAAACCAAAAAGGAAGTTTAGTGAACGCTGAAAACCTACGTTTCGATTTTTCACATTTTGCAAAAATTAGTGAAGATGATTTAGCAGAAGTTGAATATATCGTTAACCAGAAAATTAGAGCTAACATCAAATTAAAGGAACAAAGAAATGTACCTTATGATGATGCAATTAATTCTGGTGTAACAGCCTTATTTGGTGAAAAATATGGTGATTTTGTTCGTGTAATTACTTTCGACGACCATTTCTCTAAAGAACTTTGTGGCGGTACACACGTTAAAGCAACCGGACAAATTGGTTATTTTAAAATTGTTTCTGAAAGTGCTGTGGCAGCTGGTGTGCGTAGGATAGAGGCTATTACAGCTGATAAAGCAGAACAATTCATCGTTAACCAGAGTAAAGAGTTACATCAACTTAAAAATATCCTAAAAGGAGCTCAAAATATCAGCGCTGCAGTGCAAGCTTTAATAGACGAAAATGCCAAACTTAAGAAAGAAGTAGAAAAAAGCATTTTAGCGAAGGCTGGAGATATGAAACAAGATATCGCAGCTAAAGCAGAAAATATAAACGGCATCAATTTTATTGCCACTCAAGTAGATTTGCCTAACGCAGAAGCAGTTAAAAACTTAGCTTTTGAAGTAAAAGCTTTAGTGCCCGATTTATACTTAGTTTTAACCACTTTAATTGACAATAAACCAGGTATAACAGTAATGATTTCTGAAAACATAGTTTCAGATAGCTTAAATGCGGCTAAAATCGTTCGTGAATTGGGTAAAGAAATCCAAGGTGGTGGTGGCGGTCAGCCATTTTATGCAACTGCTGGTGGTAAAAATGCTGCAGGTTTAGCTCAAGTATTAGAAAAAGCAAAGAGTTTTATAGGTTAGTTTTAGTTGTAAAGGGTAAAAGTTCGGAAGTCAGAGGCCGAATTAAAAACCTTTAACTAAAGTATTAGGAATTAAAAAAACATTTTATACTTTAGAGCTAAGAAAAACAAAATTACCTATGAAAAAATTAATACTCTCAGGCTTATTACTAGCCTCATCTGTTTTTGTATTTGCTCAAAAGGTAGATACTGCAGCAAGCAAAAGTAAAATCAATGGCGACAATGAGTTAAAATTAAATCTAATTTATACTGTTGCTGGTTTTCCAGAGCTAAATTACGAGAGAATTATCAAAGACGATATGAGTGTTGGTATCGCAGTACTGGTTGGTATAGAAAAAAGCGCAGAGTATTCATTTGGGGTAATTCCGAATTATAGAATTTACTTTGGTGGTAAAAAGGCTAATGGCTTCTTTATTGAAGGAAATGCAGCTATAATTTCTAATAGAGACGAATATTATGATTATAGTTCCTTGGCCTATACTTCATATCCCCCTGGTTATAACCCAACTTTCAACCCAATTTCTAAAACCTATACTAATTTTGGCTTAGGAGCAGCAGCAGGAGCTAAATTCTTGACTAAGAATGGTTTTGTTGGAGAAATATATTTAGGTGTTGGGAGGCTTTTTGGTAGTACAACAATAGATGCTTACGCCAGAAGTGGTATTACTATTGGCAAAAGATTTTAATCAGAAATTCATAAATATGAAAAAATTAATACTCTCAGGCTTTTTATTAGCCTCAACTATCTTTACATACGCTCAAAAAGTGGATACTGCTTCTAGCAAGAATTCTGGTATAGGCGGCAACAATGAGTTAAAACTAAACCTAGCCTATACTGTTGGTGGTTTTCCTGAAATAAATTATGAGAGGATTTTGAAGGATGACATGAGTGTTGGTCTTGCTGTATTGTTTGGAATTGATCAAAATCCTGAATTTAATTTTGGGATTATACCTAATTTTAGAGTCTATTTTGGCGGTAAAAAAGCAAATGGTTTTTTTATTGAAGGAAATGCAGCAGTTATTTCTTCTGATGGTTATGGCTCTTATTATAAATATGACTATGTCACAGATGTTTATACCTATTATGGAGATAAAACCCAAACAAATTTTGGTTTAGGAGCTGCTGCTGGAGCTAAATTCCTTACAAAAAATGGTTTTGTCGGTGAGATTTATTTGGGTGCAGGTAGACTCTTTGGCGCTAACAACGCTGATGCTTACCCGCGAGCAGGTATTACTATTGGAAAAAGATTTTAAAATAAAAAAGTCCCGACCATTTGGTCGGGACTTTTTTATTTATTTTGATTAATGCTTCCCTTTTCCATTTCCGTTGTTCCCTTTTCCACTATTTCCTTTACCAGGGCTATT
The sequence above is drawn from the Pedobacter frigiditerrae genome and encodes:
- a CDS encoding DinB family protein, with translation MVNLLKQQYDLVCSARAVELSFLKKFTEEQLLTPVLEFNNKTIIYFAVHINQVYIHWIGKFALDLDIAYIDEENIQSIAQLNELFDKTNQLMEKFCDTFAHNWSIEIDKNLSDKKIKTSPLKLFTHVITHEFHHKGQMMTMARILGKTPPDTDVIRT
- the cmoA gene encoding carboxy-S-adenosyl-L-methionine synthase CmoA — its product is MDKKENLDNVFKEEIKKPSDFKFGATVANAFDDMVERSVPFYNEIQRMIIELAAEHALPNTNVVDLGCSTGTTMIGLNPYVSENIKFVGIDDSAEMLKKCDLKLKQADFKRDYELVNADLHNEIKIENASVVILCLTLQFMRPIFREKLLKRIYDGLVPGGVLIISEKILAEDSLFNRNFIKYYYDYKRRNNYSEMEISQKREALENVLIPYKLSENFKMLAEAGFQHTETFFKWYNFSGFIAVKN
- a CDS encoding isoprenylcysteine carboxylmethyltransferase family protein, translating into MIAIGNFFFRYRNFLFIFLYLALFIPSPQIFRESEFGVNYYLYPLVIGLFITILGQLIRGVAISLAYIVRGGLNKKVHADDLVTEGFFNHGRNPLYVGNILMLVGVGILMNSVIFMCVFIPLFLFIYQAIVLAEENFLRGKFGKQFDEYCARVNRWWINFSGIHKTIGSMAFNGKRWLIKEYNTQTVWMLGIVVILLYYYPQLTDGDNALRDKIGITALVVLAAYYVIIRYLKKSGKWKA
- a CDS encoding DUF3592 domain-containing protein — its product is MEGLKLLVNELSNPYFIASIIGLILFLRGLMNIYKRQKYKNKAISVIGEVEDLIEESSFDSNVNVFYPLVSFDIMEGKTVAYKNHIGTNPSAYKKREKVKVLFLPESPKDFIIDDKKSYFFEYLILIIGLVVFFTCLIIFLIGIF
- a CDS encoding SMP-30/gluconolactonase/LRE family protein is translated as MLKFFLIIFFISLNLVANAQIEENQALFIQDSLKLVSSQFKFTEGPAVDKKGNIFFTDQPNNTIWKYDVEGKLSLFTAKAGRANGLFFDKKGNLIACADEQFELWSFDKNAVATIIYKNPKGADLNGPNDLWIDKKGGTYFTDPYYQRDYWTRKAPAIIGEKVYYLPKESSSIIAVDDRLQRPNGIVGSLDGKTLYVTDAKANKTYRYDIKSDGSLTNRKLFVSQGSDGMTLDNQGNLYLTRKGVTIYNSKGEQIGHINVPENHTANLCFGGKNRDVLFITASKSIYTIKMKVKGVE
- a CDS encoding NAD(P)-dependent oxidoreductase, which gives rise to MNNTKIGFIGLGKMGIPMAQNLINAGYELFVYNRSAIKADDLIAEGAKFIDTPSDLLQECEVVILMVADDTATNDVINGEHGLIHSASAGKIIINMSTVSPAISKEMKALLGEKDSFYIDAPVSGSLKQAIEGSLVIMAGGDKTAFEKVKPIFDVLGKLSLQVGEIGAGNSAKLAINTLLSFHAQGLAEAVSFAKKQGIDTKELLELINNSALGNVFMKIKGDAILQENYNAVFALKHIAKDLGLAKAEGLNSPLANAAYESFKNAEQELGEEDIIAIAKKV
- a CDS encoding mechanosensitive ion channel family protein, with amino-acid sequence MNLEKFYNRVYDWVIVFGPRLILGIAVLFAGLWLVKIVIKWIQTSMHKKEVDPTAKPFLISVIGVALRVLLILGVMQILGIEMTLFTALVGAFGVAAGLALSGTLQNFASGIIILLVKPFQVGDNIVTQGLEGTVTSIQVFYTFITTFDNRAVIVPNSKLSNEVIINISRQGNRRLDIELKIGNAIDFDALKAVINGAIDKCKNTLAKPERRIGVASLEGDSYKVSVNVWVNAHGFQDTKLALQELILKDVKDSGIKLAGL
- a CDS encoding serine hydrolase domain-containing protein, which produces MRHIKLLFIGLLLSALSVKAQNDFTKIDAWLSDNVKVMGGRAYLMIYKDGKVIYSHGESELNTRQKIVGRMMAKRQGKTFNQDDYTASTSLQIASCSKWLSASLIMTFVDEGKLKLNDTVGKYLPILSKKGKGKITIAQCLSHQTGIKALNLKDDLEAMRSYANMDDAVANIANLPMEGESGKVFRYSNIGLQIAGAVIEKVAGKNFEQLFQERIARPLAMKNTSFGQNKVVLPAGGATSSSEDYINFLVMVLNKGVYKGNRILSENSIKEMQINRITDGVKVAYSPSEAGGIGYGFGEWVSNDTVSSPGLFGSYPLVDNKNKYAAFLMTYYLKNDGKQERYVSLKKILDEAISR
- a CDS encoding MerR family transcriptional regulator — encoded protein: MPYKEREINKMYYTMGEVTEMFGVNASQIRFYEKEFDVLQPKKNKKGNRLFTPEDIENLKIIFHLVDDKGFTLKGAKDHLKNNSGEVKENQKVIASLEKLKDFLLKLNEEI
- the alaS gene encoding alanine--tRNA ligase produces the protein MTAKEIRQTYLDFFKSKQHHIVPSAPIVVKNDPTLMFTNAGMNQFKDLFLGEAAIKYPRVADTQRCLRVSGKHNDLEEVGIDTYHHTMFEMLGNWSFGDYFKKEAIAWSWELLTEVYKIPKDQLYVSIFEGDEKEGLPRDTEAFELWKQFVDEDRIILGNKKDNFWEMGDTGPCGPCSEIHVDCRPLAERLAVSGKSLVNADHPQVIEIWNNVFMQFNRVKDGSLKPLPAQHVDTGMGFERLVRVLQGKTSNYDSDVFQPLIQFIADKSGFEYSSSAEPGDKGWNEAVAMRVMADHIRAISFVIADGQLPSNNKAGYVIRRILRRAVRYAYTFLNLKEPFLNQLVPVLAEQFKGVFDELYLQKDFVQKVVLEEEVSFLRTLATGIQRFEKYETKDVIDGNFAFELYDTFGFPIDLTELMAREKGLSVDMEGFNKALAEQKNRSRAATAIDTGDWIIVNQDNDTEFVGYDLTEIETEILKYRKVSAKGKEQYQIVLRQTPFYAESGGQVGDTGRLEDHSRQFWVEITDTKKENGVIVHYTDTLPIDLDGKFWAVIDEDKRELTEDNHSATHLLHAALKKVLGAHVNQKGSLVNAENLRFDFSHFAKISEDDLAEVEYIVNQKIRANIKLKEQRNVPYDDAINSGVTALFGEKYGDFVRVITFDDHFSKELCGGTHVKATGQIGYFKIVSESAVAAGVRRIEAITADKAEQFIVNQSKELHQLKNILKGAQNISAAVQALIDENAKLKKEVEKSILAKAGDMKQDIAAKAENINGINFIATQVDLPNAEAVKNLAFEVKALVPDLYLVLTTLIDNKPGITVMISENIVSDSLNAAKIVRELGKEIQGGGGGQPFYATAGGKNAAGLAQVLEKAKSFIG